A segment of the Streptomyces sp. NBC_01235 genome:
ACCCCCCTCCCCACGACGAGAACTGACGGCTCCTCCGGCGCCCCCACCGCGATCGCCGGCCCCGGCCGCCGCCCGGCCCCGGTCCTGTCCCGCCTGACCCCGGTCCTGTCCCGACCGGCCCCGACCCACGTCCCGGCCGGGCGCGGAGGCCCGCCCCGTTAGGGCCACCAGCAGGCCACCCGGGCCAGGCCTGCCGCCCACCGCCCCGGTGCCCGGGCCCGGCCCCTTGCCTCGGCCGCACGAACACCACTGAGCCCACACCCGGCGCGCCTGCCACTTCCCGCAGCTCAGCCGCGGGCCCGGGGCCCGGCCCCGTCATCCGTGCCAGGGTCCGGGACCGGGGCCCTGCCACAGCCGGCCGAAGGCGACTGCGCCCACACCCGGCCCCCGCACTCGGCCCCACACCCGGCCCCCACACCCACGCCGGTGCCGGGTTTCCAGCGTCGCCCGGGGCTTGTGCCGCCACCCGGAGTGCTCAGTGCACCCGCGCCTCACACCCTCGGCTGGGCGCTCGTCGCCAGGGCTCCGCACAGGGACGTCGCGCCGCCCGTTGCGTAGGGGTCCGTGCCGGCCGGGCCGCCCGCTTTCGCGGTCTGGCCGGCCAGCAGGGGGCGCAGGTGGTTCGTGGAGTCCTCGGCGCAGGACAGCGGGCCGGCCTGGACGTAGGACACGATCAGCTGGACCTGGTGGGTGCGCAGGTCGTCGCGGTCGAAGCGGAAGTGCAGCTCGCGGCGGACGGTGAAGAGGGAGGCCGGGGTCGTGGCGGCGGCGCCGGTGGGCCGTAGCGCGTACACGAAGGTGTGGTCGGCGGTGACCTCGAGGGTCGAGGAGTCGGTCTCGGCGGCCTGCAGCGTGCCCTGGACGCGGATGCTGTTGTCGGCCAGCTGGGCCTGGGCGGGATCGAAGCGGACCAGCCAGCCGGTCGGCGCGTGCCTGCCGTCGGCGGTCGGGTGGCTGAAGCTCTCGTCGAATTGGTCGAGCTGGTCGGCGTCGACCAGGGCGCGCACGGGCCGCACCTGCTGCCCGGTGAGCACCTCCGGGTAGAGGGAGGAGTGCACGATGTAGTCCTTGGCCGTGGTCAGGGCGGTGACGACCTGGCTGTCGGAGAAGTGCGTGGTGCGCCGCGAGGCGGGCAGCGGAATGCCGTCGGCGCCGATGCGGAACTGCGCGGCGGGACTGCGCGCGAACAGGGACTCGGGGTCGGCCGCCCCGGGCACGACGCCCTGCGGGGAGAGCGGGATGACGGTCATCCGCAGGGGCTCGACGGGCCCGCGCGCCGTCGGGCTCCGGTAGGGGTTGCGTACGCCCATGTAGACGGCGGTGCCGAAGGCGATGGCGATCAGCAGGACCAGCATCAGCGCCTGCCGGGACAGGCCCCGCCGCAGGGGCGGGCGGCGGCGGACGGCGGGCGCGTGGTCGGCCATGCGCTCCTGTGCGGAGTACTCCTGGAGGCGGGCAGCGCGGACGAACGATTCGTCGAAGACGACGGATCGGTACTCGTCCTCTCCACCTCCGGGAGTGCCCTCGGGTGTCCCCTCCGGTGGGTCTCCAGGCCCGGCCATACTTTCAGAGTAGGTCGCGGGGACCTCAGGTAAACGCCCTGCTGTACGCCAAGTTCTGACAGGTTCTCACCAGCTTCGGTCCCGTACACAATGCCGTCGCACGGCCCTGCGTCGCACATACGTTCAGGGCGTGCGCGGTACCGCTGAGACGGGTGGCTGGGAGTAGTCGGCGGACGCCGACGGAGGTGGCACGCTCCCCTGCTCCAGACCGGTCGTCGCGGGCGGCGGCACCTGGTCGCGGCTGCCCGAGGACGCGCCCCGGTAGACCGCCGCGAAGGCCAGCGCGACCATGCCGACACCCATGACCACGGCGAGCATCCAGGCCACGGGACGATGCCAGCGGACCTGCCTGCCGTAGGTCCCGGGGGCGCCGTAGCGGCCTTCGAGGAGGTCGGCGCCGTCCAGGTCGTCGAGGTCCGGATCATGGCCGAAATCGCCGGGTCCGTCGGAGCCGTAGGCGTCGTCGTAGCGGTCGCCGCGGGCGCGGGCCCTGCGGGCCTCGGCCTCGGAGGCCTCGGCTCTCGCCTCCGCGGCGGCCAGGAGGCGCTCGACGGCGGTCGGCTCGTGCACCACGGCCGCCTGTACGAAGGCCTCGTCGAAGACCACGGAGGCGAACTCTTCGTCCGATACCCCGCGGTCGTGGTCGTCGTCGGGCTCCCAGCCGTCAGGGAACGGCATGCCCCCCACGTCCTCCGGCACGAATCCAGAGTAGACCTGGGGGGTCAATTTGGGCAGACGGTATGGAAATTCATCCGCCGGATGAGACGCCTGTCACGACAGCGGTCGACACACGCGCACGGCCGACCGAGCAGTCGATCAGTCGATCAGCGATGAAGGATCAGCGCCGTACGTGGCCGTCGCCCGTGACGATGTACTTGGTGCTGGTCAGCTCCGGCAGGCCCATCGGGCCCCGGGCGTGCAGCTTCTGGGTGGAGATGCCGATCTCCGCGCCGAAGCCGAACTGGCCGCCGTCCGTGAAGCGGGTGGAGGCGTTCACGGCCACCGTGGTGGAGTCGACCAACTGGGTGAAGCGGCGGGCGGCCTGCTGCGAGGTGGTGACGATCGCCTCGGTGTGACCGGAGGTCCACAGCCGGATGTGCTCGACGGCCTTGTCCAGCGAGTCGACGACGGCGGCGGCGATGTCGTAGGAGAGGTACTCGGTCTCCCAGTCCTCGGGCGTGGCCTCGACCACGGTCGCCTTGGAATCCTTGGCGTAGGCGAGCACGCGCTCGTCGGCGTGCACGGTCACGCCCGCCTCCGCGAGGGCGTCGAGGGCGCGGGGCAGGAACTCGGGGGCGATGTCCTGGTGGACCAGGAGGGTCTCGGCGGCGTTGCAGACACTCGGCCGCTGCGCCTTGGAGTTGATCAGGATGTCGATCGCCATGTCGAGGTCGGCGTGGGCATCGACGTACACATGGCAGTTGCCGGTGCCGGTCTCGATGACCGGGACGGTGGACTCCGTGACGACGGTCCGGATGAGCGAGGCGCCACCGCGCGGGATGAGGACGTCGACCAGTCCGCGGGAGCGCATCAGCTCGCGCACGCTGTCGCGGCCCTCGCCGGGCACCAGCTGTACGGCGTCGGCGGGCAGCCCCGCGCCGCCGACGGCGTCGCGGATCACCCGGACGAGGGCGGTGTTCGACTCGTAGGCGGAGGACGAGCCGCGCAGCAGGACCGCGTTGCCGGACTTCAGGCAGAGGGCGGCCGCGTCCACGGTGACGTTCGGGCGGGCCTCGTAGATGATGCCGACGACGCCGAGCGGGACGCGGACCTGGCGCAGGTCGATGCCGTTGGGCAGGGTGGAACCGCGGACGACCTCGCCGACCGGGTCGGGCAGCGCGACGACGTCCCGGACGTCGGAGGCGATGGCCCGCACCCGCTCCGGGGTGAGGGTCAGCCGGTCGACGATCCCCTCGCTGGTACCGGCCTCGCGGGCCTTGGCGATGTCCTTGGCGTTGGCCTCGACGATCTCACTCGTGCGGACCTCCAGCGCGTCCGCGATGGCGAGGAGCGCGTCGTCCTTGGCGGCCCGGGGCAGCGGCGCGAGGTCGGCGGCGGCCGCCTTGGCGCGGTAGGCGGCGCGGGTGACCGGGGACATGGAGTCGTACGGCGAAAGCGTGGTCATACGGGAAGGGTAGTGCGCCTCGCGGGCCCGTCCACCCTTCGTTCCACCCCCCGAGACGCCCCCGAGACACTCCCGAGGCGGACCCGAGATGCCCCTGAGACGGTCCCGAGCCCCGTCCCGCGACACGGTGACGAAAAGTGTCAATAGGGGTGAACCCCGACAGGGGGCGCCAGTGCCGGGCCGTAGCCCTCCGCGATGCGCTGATGGTAGGTCTGGCGGTCGATGACCTCCAGGCCGACGATCTCCCAGGGCGGCAACCCTGCGGTCTGGCGGTGCTCGCCCCACAGGCGCAGGGCGACGGCGGCCGCGTCATGCAGGTCGCGGGCCTCCTCCCAGTACCGGATCTCGGCGTGGTCGCCCGCGTATCTGCTGGTCAGGAGGAAGGGATGGTCGTGGGCGAGCTGTTCGAGAGCGCGCCGGACCTCGTTCGGCGGTGCCTCCTCGCCGGAGACGCTCAGGGTGACGTGCCACAGCCGGGCGACCTCCACGGGCTGCTGCCCGCCCTTCGCGTCGGCCGCCTCCTGGGCCCGGTACCGCTCACCGGCCGCCACGCTGGTCAGGGCACGCTCCTCGCCGGGCGCACGCGACGCCGACGAACCCGCCGCGCGTGACGACGCCGGCCCGGCCGTACGCGACGCCGACGAGCCCGCCGTCCCCGCTGCCGTACGCGAGGACGCCGACGACGTCGAACCGGTCCCGCCGGTACTCCCACGGGCCGCTGCCACCCCAGGGCGCACTCGTCTCACGACGGCCTCCTTTACGCAGCGCTCGTGCGGAATGTGTCCCGCGGTCGTCCCGCCGGACTCCCGCAGCCTGTCCCTGAGACAAAGTTGAGCAGGCCGCACGGCTCCGTGGGGCGGTTTCACGGAACGTCCCCCACCGGTACGGACCGTTCGAGCGCGTTTACGGGTGCAGGATCACCAGGTCGTCCCGGTGGACGACCTCGCGCTCGTACTCCGCGCCCAGCTCCCGCGCCAGATCCCGGGTCGACCGCCCGAGCAGCTGCGGAATCTCCTTGGCGTCGAAGTTGACGAGGCCACGAGCCACCGCGCGGCCCCGGGTGTCACGCAGTTCGACGGGGTCGCCCGCGCTGAACTCGCCCTCGACAGCGGCGATCCCGGCCGGCAGCAGCGAGGTGCGCCGCTCGACGATCGCCCGCACGGCCCCGTCGTCCAGGGTCAGCGACCCCTGCGGGGTGGACGCGTGCTGGAGCCACAGCAGCCGGTCGGCGGAGCGTTTGCCGGTGGAATGGAAGTAGGTGCCGGTGTCCCCGCCGGTGAAGGCGTCGGCCGCATGGACGGCGCTGGTGAGGACCACGGGGATGCCCGCGGCGGCCGCGATCCGGGCGGCCTCGACCTTGGTGACCATGCCGCCGGTGCCGACGCCCGCCTTGCCCGCGCTGCCGATCTCGACGTGCGCGAGATCCGCGGGGCCCCGTACCTCGGCGATCCGCGAGGTGCCCGGCTTGCTGGGGTCGCCGTCGTAGACGCCGTCGACGTCCGACAACAGGACCAGCAGGTCGGCGTGGACGAGGTGGGCGACGAGGGCGGCGAGCCGGTCGTTGTCGCCGAAGCGGATCTCGTCGGTGGCCACGGTATCGTTCTCGTTCACGATCGGGAACGCACCCATCGCGAGCAGCTTGTCCAGGGTGCGGGAGGCGTTGCGGTGGTGAGCACGCCGGCTCATGTCGTCGCTGGTCAGCAGCACCTGGCCGACACGGACGCCGTAGCGGGCGAAGGAGGCGGTGTAGCGGGCCACGAGCAGGCCCTGGCCGACGCTCGCGGCGGCCTGCTGGCGGGCCAGGTCCTTGGGGCGGCGGCGCAGACCCAGCGGGGCGAGGCCGGCGGCGATGGCACCGGAGGAGACGAGGACGATCTCCTTCTCTCCCCCGCTGCGGCTCTTGGCGAGGACATCGACGAGCGCGTCGACCCGGTCGGCGTCGAGCCCGCCGGAGGCGGTGGTCAGCGACGAGGAGCCGACCTTGACGACGATCCTGCGGGCCTCGCCCACGGCCTGCCTTGCCCCTGCCACCTTGTTCTTCGCCCCTTGCATAGGTCCACGGCTGCCCGCCTGGCAATCTACGCGAACGGGGGCGGAGGCCGCGCGGGGGTTTCACTTCGCGGACAGTGGTCGCGTCGTAACCGTTCGCTCACGCTTTGCGTACGGCAAAAAGGTCGTACCGGTTCCACAGAAAGAATGAAGAGAACACGAATTTATTTTGAAGTTTGTGTCACCTACAGTTCGCCCTGTGAAGCGCATACTCCTCCGATCGGGGAAGAGCCCCTTCGACGTCGTCCCCGTCGAGGAAGCCCTCCACCGCGACGTGATGGCCACCAACACCGGCAACCTGATCTTCAGTGACGCCGCACACAAGATCCTCACCCTGCCGGACACCGAGGTCTTCTCGAACGGCGTGCGGACCGATGTGAAGGCGGCGGCGCGGATCAACGAGGAGTACGACGCCTTCGTGGTGCCCCTCGCCAACGCCTTCCGGCCGAACTTCGAACAGTCCCTCCAGCGGCTGACCACGCTCATCGGGAAGCTGCGGATCCCGGTCGTGGTGATGGGCGTCGGCGCGCAGACCGGCGTGACCTACGACCCGGCGCGGCTGAAGCCCATGGAGCCCACCGTGCGCGCCTTCTGCTCGGCGGTGCTGGAGCACAGCGCCTCCATCGGCGTACGGGGCGAGTTCACCGAGAAGTACCTCAACGACATGGGCTTCCGGGATGTCGAGGTCATCGGCTGCCCCTCGATGTTCATGTGGGGCGACCAGCTGCCCGTGGAGAAGAAGACGACGGAGCTGACGGCTCAGTCGCGGATCAGCGTCAACGGCTCGCACACCGCGATGCGTGGCGGCGGTCTGCACAAGGTCGTCGACCGCGCCCACGAGCGCTACCCGAACCTGCTCTACATAGGCCAGAACCTCACCGACGCCAGGCAGCTGCACTGGCGGGACGTCGACTCCGCGGCCGGCCGGATCACCGAGATGCCGACCCACCCCGACCACCCGATGTACCGGGAGGACAAGGCGCGGGTCTACATCGACCCGGTCACCTGGATCGACGACCTGCGGGACTTCGACTACTCGTTCGGCTCGCGCATCCACGGCAGCATCGCCGCGCTCCTGGCGGGTACGCCCGCGACCGTGCTGGCCTTCGACTCACGCACGCTGGAGCTGTGCCGCTATTTCGAGATCCCGCACCGGCTGCTGAGCGAGGTGCCCGCGGACCTCGACCCGGCCGACCTGTACGAGGAGTCCGACTTCTCCGCCCTCACCGGCAACCACAAGGAGCGCTTCGACCGGTTCACCGCGTTCCTGGACAGGAACGGGCTGCGGAACACCTTCACCCACGGCGACGGCGGTGAGGCCTTCGAGAAGAAGCTGCGCTCGCTGTCCTTCCCGGCGGGCGTCCGGCCCTGGAACAACGCGGACCCCGCCTCCCTCACGAGCCGCTTCGGCTGGCTGCAACAGCGCATCGTCGAGCTGGACACCCACAACGCGCAGCTGAAGCACGAACTGTCGAAGACCCGGACCGGTGGGAAGGCCACCGCGGTCATCCCGGCGCCGTCGATCTACCGTCGCGCCAGGCGCGCGGTGGGCGGTCCCCTGCGCCGCGCCCTGAAGCCGAGCAAGTAGACCGCCCGGCCCATCGGCAACGCGCCTGGCCAGGCGGGACCGGGCCAGGCGGGACCAGGCGGGACCAGCCACCCCGCCGGTCCACCTCACACCGCCGCGGTGCCCCCGGGCCTCATCGTCCGTCGGCGGAGTCTGCGGAGCCTTCGGCGGACCTTGCGGGTGAAGCCTCGTAGGAAGGTTTCGGTGGGGTCCTTGCGCCAGCCGGGGTAGGCCTTGGCCTCGCGGGGTTCGGCGAGGTAGACGCGGTCGGGGATGCCCGCCTGCCCGGAGCCGTAGTGCGGGTAGGCGAGGTAGAGCTGGGTGTTGCGCTTCTTCAGGACGGGGGTCGGCTCGGTCTTGGCCTGGATGAACTCCAGGACGTCCACGAGGAGGTCGGGGCGCTGCCGGGCGACCAGCTCCAGACGCAGCCGCTCGTGGACGTTGAGGCGTTGCGCCACGCCCTCGTTCCAGTAGGCGTCCATGAGCGGCTTGGCCAGCTCCAGCTTGGTGCGCCGGATCTCCTCGTCGTTCCTGAGAAAGACGGGCCCGAACTGCGGCAGCACGGTGACCAGGAACGGGCGGACCATGAGCACGTCACGCTTGGCGCCGGGCGGGAGCAGTCGTTCCAGCAGACCCATCAGGGCGCGCGCGGAGTCGAAGCGCAGCGTGTAGCTGCCGCTCTTCGTCACATGCTTGCCGTCGGTCCGGCCCACCAGGTAGTAGCAGGTGTAGTCGGCGACCACGGAGACGCCGTCGGCCCGCAGATAGGCCTCCATGGTGAACAGCGCGTCCTCGCCGGTCCACAGGGACTCGTCGAAACGCATGTCGTGCCGGGTCAGCAGCTCGCGGCGGAACAGCTTCTGCGCGCTCAGCGTGAACTTGATGTTGGAGGAGAACACGTCCGTACGCCCGACGTTCTTGCCGAACATCGACTTGGGCGCGTTGCGGTTGACGCCTTCGATCCTGCCGAGGACGACGTCCGTGCCGTTGGCGTCGGCCATGGCGACCATGCGCTCCAGGGCCTCGGCGCCGAGCCGGTCGTCCGCGTCGAGGAAGAAGACGTAGCGCCCGGTGGCCTTGGAGAGGCCGACGTTGCGCGGGCCGCTCGGGCCGCCGGAGTTCTCCTGGCGGATCACCGTGACGTCCATGGGAGCGCGGGCGGCGAACTCCTCCAGATAGTCCCCGGTGCCGTCCCGGGAGCCGTCGTCGACGGCTATGACCTCGATGCGTGCCGGGTCCAGCGTCTGTGCCTCGACCGATGCCAGGCATTCGACCAGGTACGGCATCGCTTCGTACGCCCCGATGACCACCGTGACGTCAGGCTGCGCAACGGTCACTGTTCCCTCTCACCACGCAACGGTCCCCCTCATGAATGCTCTGGACATCCGATAGACGACGGATGAACAGAGAGGGTTGCCTCGGCTTCCCTACGTGTTCCACATCACAGCATGCACGAAAGGCTGGGCCCCCGGAGAGGATTCTCCGGGGGCCCAGCCTTGGGAAACACGTCCGTCAAGCGGCCGTTACACCCTTGGTCAGTTCCGCCTCGTCGTCCGGCGGGCCGTCCACCGGGCCGACCTCCGCGGCACCGTGGGACTCCTGGCCGACATTGCGTGCCTCGGCCTTCAGCGCGAGGTCGGTGATCGCGGTGTCGAACCGTTCGAGGGACGTGGGCTCGTCGGGCCCGAGCAGGTACTCCTTGAGCTCCTTGCGGTCCTTGGCCAACGGATCGGCGTCCGGGTCGCGCACCGCGTCCAGCAGCTGGTCCAGTTCGGCGGCGCTGTTGCTGAGGAGCACGGCCGCGCGCACCG
Coding sequences within it:
- a CDS encoding SCO2583 family membrane protein; the encoded protein is MAGPGDPPEGTPEGTPGGGEDEYRSVVFDESFVRAARLQEYSAQERMADHAPAVRRRPPLRRGLSRQALMLVLLIAIAFGTAVYMGVRNPYRSPTARGPVEPLRMTVIPLSPQGVVPGAADPESLFARSPAAQFRIGADGIPLPASRRTTHFSDSQVVTALTTAKDYIVHSSLYPEVLTGQQVRPVRALVDADQLDQFDESFSHPTADGRHAPTGWLVRFDPAQAQLADNSIRVQGTLQAAETDSSTLEVTADHTFVYALRPTGAAATTPASLFTVRRELHFRFDRDDLRTHQVQLIVSYVQAGPLSCAEDSTNHLRPLLAGQTAKAGGPAGTDPYATGGATSLCGALATSAQPRV
- a CDS encoding SCO2584 family spore wall biosynthesis protein is translated as MPEDVGGMPFPDGWEPDDDHDRGVSDEEFASVVFDEAFVQAAVVHEPTAVERLLAAAEARAEASEAEARRARARGDRYDDAYGSDGPGDFGHDPDLDDLDGADLLEGRYGAPGTYGRQVRWHRPVAWMLAVVMGVGMVALAFAAVYRGASSGSRDQVPPPATTGLEQGSVPPPSASADYSQPPVSAVPRTP
- a CDS encoding glycosyltransferase family 2 protein, which encodes MTVAQPDVTVVIGAYEAMPYLVECLASVEAQTLDPARIEVIAVDDGSRDGTGDYLEEFAARAPMDVTVIRQENSGGPSGPRNVGLSKATGRYVFFLDADDRLGAEALERMVAMADANGTDVVLGRIEGVNRNAPKSMFGKNVGRTDVFSSNIKFTLSAQKLFRRELLTRHDMRFDESLWTGEDALFTMEAYLRADGVSVVADYTCYYLVGRTDGKHVTKSGSYTLRFDSARALMGLLERLLPPGAKRDVLMVRPFLVTVLPQFGPVFLRNDEEIRRTKLELAKPLMDAYWNEGVAQRLNVHERLRLELVARQRPDLLVDVLEFIQAKTEPTPVLKKRNTQLYLAYPHYGSGQAGIPDRVYLAEPREAKAYPGWRKDPTETFLRGFTRKVRRRLRRLRRRTMRPGGTAAV
- a CDS encoding glutamate-5-semialdehyde dehydrogenase, which gives rise to MTTLSPYDSMSPVTRAAYRAKAAAADLAPLPRAAKDDALLAIADALEVRTSEIVEANAKDIAKAREAGTSEGIVDRLTLTPERVRAIASDVRDVVALPDPVGEVVRGSTLPNGIDLRQVRVPLGVVGIIYEARPNVTVDAAALCLKSGNAVLLRGSSSAYESNTALVRVIRDAVGGAGLPADAVQLVPGEGRDSVRELMRSRGLVDVLIPRGGASLIRTVVTESTVPVIETGTGNCHVYVDAHADLDMAIDILINSKAQRPSVCNAAETLLVHQDIAPEFLPRALDALAEAGVTVHADERVLAYAKDSKATVVEATPEDWETEYLSYDIAAAVVDSLDKAVEHIRLWTSGHTEAIVTTSQQAARRFTQLVDSTTVAVNASTRFTDGGQFGFGAEIGISTQKLHARGPMGLPELTSTKYIVTGDGHVRR
- a CDS encoding polysaccharide pyruvyl transferase family protein produces the protein MKRILLRSGKSPFDVVPVEEALHRDVMATNTGNLIFSDAAHKILTLPDTEVFSNGVRTDVKAAARINEEYDAFVVPLANAFRPNFEQSLQRLTTLIGKLRIPVVVMGVGAQTGVTYDPARLKPMEPTVRAFCSAVLEHSASIGVRGEFTEKYLNDMGFRDVEVIGCPSMFMWGDQLPVEKKTTELTAQSRISVNGSHTAMRGGGLHKVVDRAHERYPNLLYIGQNLTDARQLHWRDVDSAAGRITEMPTHPDHPMYREDKARVYIDPVTWIDDLRDFDYSFGSRIHGSIAALLAGTPATVLAFDSRTLELCRYFEIPHRLLSEVPADLDPADLYEESDFSALTGNHKERFDRFTAFLDRNGLRNTFTHGDGGEAFEKKLRSLSFPAGVRPWNNADPASLTSRFGWLQQRIVELDTHNAQLKHELSKTRTGGKATAVIPAPSIYRRARRAVGGPLRRALKPSK
- the proB gene encoding glutamate 5-kinase → MQGAKNKVAGARQAVGEARRIVVKVGSSSLTTASGGLDADRVDALVDVLAKSRSGGEKEIVLVSSGAIAAGLAPLGLRRRPKDLARQQAAASVGQGLLVARYTASFARYGVRVGQVLLTSDDMSRRAHHRNASRTLDKLLAMGAFPIVNENDTVATDEIRFGDNDRLAALVAHLVHADLLVLLSDVDGVYDGDPSKPGTSRIAEVRGPADLAHVEIGSAGKAGVGTGGMVTKVEAARIAAAAGIPVVLTSAVHAADAFTGGDTGTYFHSTGKRSADRLLWLQHASTPQGSLTLDDGAVRAIVERRTSLLPAGIAAVEGEFSAGDPVELRDTRGRAVARGLVNFDAKEIPQLLGRSTRDLARELGAEYEREVVHRDDLVILHP